From Pseudomonas sp. FP2335, the proteins below share one genomic window:
- a CDS encoding TPM domain-containing protein, whose product MALLTEHEQRQVAEAIARVEKTTDAELVTVLAARADDYAYIPLLWASLIALVVPGVVHYLSGYMTMYTLLLAQWATFIVLCLVFRLPKVTTRLIPRSVRHWRASNLARRQFLEQNLHHTLGSTGVLIFVSEAERYVEILVDDGISKRLDDSSWDAIVQAFTQQVKQGQTLAGFIDCIEACGELLKVHVPVTQTRNELPNRLIVLN is encoded by the coding sequence ATGGCATTACTGACTGAACACGAGCAGCGCCAAGTCGCCGAAGCCATCGCCCGCGTGGAGAAAACCACCGACGCGGAGTTGGTGACGGTACTGGCAGCCCGCGCCGACGATTACGCCTACATCCCGCTGTTGTGGGCCAGTCTGATCGCGCTGGTGGTGCCCGGCGTGGTGCATTACCTGTCGGGCTACATGACCATGTACACCTTGCTGCTGGCGCAGTGGGCGACATTCATCGTGTTGTGCCTGGTGTTCCGCTTGCCCAAGGTCACCACGCGCTTGATCCCGCGTTCGGTGCGCCATTGGCGCGCATCCAACCTGGCCCGCCGGCAGTTCCTGGAGCAGAACCTGCACCACACCCTGGGTAGCACCGGCGTGCTGATTTTTGTCAGCGAGGCGGAGCGGTATGTGGAGATCCTGGTGGATGACGGGATTTCCAAGCGCCTGGATGACAGCAGTTGGGATGCCATCGTGCAGGCGTTTACCCAACAGGTGAAGCAGGGGCAGACGCTGGCGGGGTTTATCGACTGCATCGAAGCGTGTGGCGAGTTGTTGAAGGTGCATGTGCCGGTGACGCAAACCCGCAATGAATTGCCCAATCGCCTGATCGTACTCAACTAA
- a CDS encoding amidase translates to MIRGRPFTSLLIVLLLALLGWAWHERVNLQAFPDIIAAYTAKEYCSCRYVANNPAEYCRGYVKQYVPTSALSDNPERSEVTASGMGRTHTARWLGDRQGCRLNP, encoded by the coding sequence ATGATCCGTGGTCGGCCGTTTACAAGCCTGCTGATCGTGCTGTTGCTCGCCCTGTTGGGCTGGGCCTGGCACGAGCGCGTCAACCTGCAAGCCTTTCCCGACATCATCGCGGCGTATACCGCCAAGGAATATTGTTCGTGCCGTTATGTGGCGAACAACCCCGCCGAGTATTGCCGTGGTTACGTGAAGCAATACGTGCCCACCAGTGCGTTGAGCGATAACCCCGAGCGCAGCGAAGTTACCGCCAGCGGGATGGGGCGTACCCACACGGCGCGCTGGCTTGGCGACCGCCAGGGCTGCCGCCTCAATCCCTGA
- the bglX gene encoding beta-glucosidase BglX yields the protein MKKLCLLGLVATLASHPVWAETKPAALKDKDAFVSDLLKQMTLDEKIGQLRLISIGPEMPRELIRKEIAAGRIGGTFNSITRPENRPMQDAAMRSRLKIPMFFAYDVIHGHRTIFPISLALASSWDMDAIHRSGRIAAQEAAADSLDITFAPMVDISRDPRWGRTSEGFGEDTYLVSRIAEVMVKAFQGTSPANADSLMASVKHFALYGAVEGGRDYNVVDMSPVKMYQDYLPPYHAAIKAGSGGVMVALNSINGVPATANTWLMNDLLRKDWGFKGLAVSDHGAIFELIKHGVAKDGREAAKLAIKAGIDMSMNDSLYGKELPGLLKSGEIEQSDIDNAVREVLGAKYDMGLFKDPYLRIGKAEDDPADTYADSRLHRAEARDIARRSLVLLKNQNNTLPLKKSATIALVGPLAKAPIDMMGSWAAAGRPAQSVTLLDGLNAVIGEKGKVIYARGANITNDKAVVDYLNFLNFDAPEVVDDKRAPQVLIDEAVKAAKSADVIVAAVGESRGMSHESSSRTDLNIPQSQRDLIKALKATGKPLVLVLMNGRPLSILEENQQADAILETWFAGTEGGNAIADVLFGDYNPSGKLPITFPRSVGQIPTYYNHLTIGRPFTPGKPGNYTSQYFDDTTGPLFPFGYGLSYTTFSLSDMALSSTTLNKTGKLDASVTVKNTGKVDGETVVQLYIQDVAGSMIRPIKELKNFQKVLLKAGEERTLHFSITEDDLKFYNTQLKFAAEPGEFNVQIGLDSQDVQQQTFELL from the coding sequence ATGAAAAAGCTGTGTTTGCTCGGCCTTGTTGCCACTCTGGCCAGTCACCCCGTATGGGCAGAAACAAAGCCTGCTGCGCTTAAGGACAAGGACGCCTTCGTCAGCGACCTGCTCAAGCAGATGACCCTCGATGAGAAGATCGGCCAATTGCGCCTGATCAGCATCGGCCCCGAAATGCCCCGCGAGCTGATCCGCAAGGAAATCGCCGCCGGTCGCATCGGTGGCACCTTCAACTCGATCACCCGCCCGGAAAACCGTCCGATGCAGGACGCGGCGATGCGCAGCCGCCTGAAGATCCCGATGTTCTTCGCCTATGACGTGATCCACGGCCACCGCACTATCTTCCCGATCAGCCTGGCACTGGCCTCCAGCTGGGACATGGACGCGATCCACCGCTCCGGGCGCATCGCCGCCCAGGAAGCCGCCGCCGATAGCCTCGACATTACCTTCGCGCCGATGGTCGACATCTCCCGCGACCCACGCTGGGGCCGTACCTCCGAAGGTTTCGGCGAAGACACCTACCTGGTTTCGCGGATTGCCGAAGTGATGGTCAAGGCGTTCCAGGGCACCAGCCCCGCGAATGCCGACAGCCTCATGGCCAGCGTCAAGCACTTCGCCCTGTACGGCGCGGTGGAAGGCGGGCGCGACTACAACGTGGTCGACATGAGCCCGGTCAAGATGTACCAGGACTACCTGCCGCCGTACCACGCGGCGATCAAGGCCGGTTCCGGCGGTGTGATGGTGGCGCTGAACTCGATCAACGGCGTGCCCGCCACCGCCAACACCTGGCTGATGAACGACCTGCTGCGCAAGGACTGGGGCTTCAAGGGCCTGGCCGTGAGCGACCACGGCGCGATCTTCGAACTGATCAAGCACGGCGTGGCCAAGGACGGGCGTGAAGCCGCCAAGCTGGCAATCAAGGCCGGTATCGACATGAGCATGAACGACTCGCTGTACGGCAAGGAATTGCCAGGGCTGCTCAAGTCCGGCGAGATCGAACAGAGCGACATCGACAACGCCGTGCGCGAAGTACTCGGCGCCAAGTACGACATGGGCCTGTTCAAGGACCCGTACCTGCGCATCGGCAAGGCCGAGGACGACCCGGCCGACACCTATGCCGACAGCCGCCTGCACCGCGCCGAAGCGCGTGATATTGCCCGGCGCAGCCTGGTCTTGCTGAAAAACCAGAACAACACCCTGCCACTGAAAAAATCCGCGACCATCGCCCTGGTCGGCCCGCTGGCCAAGGCCCCGATCGACATGATGGGCAGTTGGGCCGCCGCCGGGCGCCCGGCGCAATCGGTGACCCTGCTGGACGGTCTGAACGCGGTGATCGGCGAAAAAGGCAAAGTGATCTATGCCCGCGGCGCCAACATCACCAACGACAAGGCCGTGGTCGACTACCTCAACTTCCTCAACTTCGATGCCCCGGAAGTGGTGGACGACAAACGCGCACCGCAAGTGTTGATCGACGAAGCGGTGAAAGCCGCCAAGAGTGCCGATGTGATCGTGGCAGCGGTGGGTGAGTCCCGTGGTATGTCCCACGAATCCTCCAGCCGCACCGACCTGAACATCCCGCAGAGCCAGCGCGACCTGATCAAGGCGCTGAAAGCCACCGGCAAGCCGCTGGTACTGGTGCTGATGAACGGCCGCCCGTTGTCGATTCTCGAAGAGAACCAGCAGGCCGACGCGATCCTGGAAACCTGGTTCGCCGGCACCGAGGGTGGCAACGCCATCGCCGACGTGCTGTTTGGTGACTACAACCCATCGGGCAAGCTGCCGATTACGTTCCCACGTTCGGTGGGGCAGATTCCGACCTACTACAACCACCTGACCATCGGCCGGCCGTTCACGCCGGGCAAGCCAGGCAACTACACCTCGCAGTACTTCGATGACACCACCGGGCCCTTGTTCCCGTTTGGGTATGGCCTGAGCTACACCACGTTCAGCCTGTCGGACATGGCATTGTCGTCCACCACCTTGAACAAGACCGGCAAGCTCGACGCCAGCGTCACCGTGAAGAACACCGGCAAGGTCGACGGCGAAACCGTGGTGCAGCTGTATATCCAGGACGTGGCCGGTTCGATGATCCGCCCGATCAAGGAGCTGAAGAACTTCCAGAAGGTGCTGCTCAAGGCTGGCGAAGAACGCACGCTGCACTTCAGCATCACCGAGGACGACTTGAAGTTCTACAACACCCAGCTCAAGTTCGCGGCGGAACCGGGTGAGTTCAATGTGCAGATCGGGTTGGATTCCCAGGATGTGCAGCAGCAGACGTTCGAACTGCTCTAA
- a CDS encoding LemA family protein, whose amino-acid sequence MQAAQGYRWGLKAAALLLISSVLSGCGINNIPTLDEQAKAAWGQVQNQYQRRADLIPNLVEVVKGYAAHEQDTLTAVIEARAKATSIQVDASTLDNPEKLKQFQQAQDGLSGALSRLMVVSERYPDLKANQNFLALQSQLEGTENRIAVARRDFIQAVQAYNTEIRTLPGRLWHSVMYSDLPIRASFEATSADADKAPQVKFK is encoded by the coding sequence ATGCAAGCAGCACAGGGTTACCGCTGGGGCTTGAAAGCCGCGGCATTGTTATTGATCAGCAGCGTGCTCAGCGGTTGCGGCATCAACAATATTCCGACACTGGACGAACAGGCCAAAGCCGCCTGGGGCCAGGTGCAGAACCAGTACCAACGGCGTGCCGACCTGATCCCCAACCTGGTGGAAGTGGTCAAGGGCTACGCCGCCCATGAGCAGGACACCCTTACCGCGGTGATCGAAGCACGGGCCAAGGCCACCTCGATCCAGGTGGATGCCAGCACCCTCGACAACCCGGAAAAACTCAAGCAGTTCCAGCAAGCCCAGGACGGTTTGAGCGGCGCCCTCAGCCGCCTGATGGTGGTGTCCGAGCGCTATCCGGACCTCAAGGCCAACCAGAACTTCCTGGCCCTGCAATCCCAGCTTGAAGGCACCGAAAACCGCATCGCCGTGGCGCGCCGCGACTTTATCCAGGCGGTGCAGGCCTACAACACCGAGATCCGCACCTTGCCGGGCCGGCTGTGGCACAGCGTGATGTACAGCGACTTGCCGATCCGCGCCTCGTTTGAAGCCACCAGCGCCGACGCCGATAAAGCGCCGCAAGTGAAGTTCAAGTAA
- a CDS encoding YceI family protein encodes MLIKPLAFALLAAAAVPAHADWYLDNESSRLSFVTSKNTDIAEVQRFLVLHGKVDGNGAAQVEVELESINSGIPLRDERMRNDLFEIKTFPDALINAQINLQPINDLAPGAQLELRLPLRVTLHGKTQTYNAELLATRLDDRRFQVVTLEPVVMHAEDFDLMPGVAALRKAAGLASISLSVPVGAVLIFTAR; translated from the coding sequence ATGCTGATCAAACCCCTGGCCTTCGCTCTGTTGGCCGCCGCTGCCGTGCCTGCCCATGCCGACTGGTATCTGGATAACGAATCCTCACGCCTGTCCTTCGTCACCAGCAAAAACACTGACATCGCCGAAGTGCAGCGCTTTCTGGTGTTGCATGGCAAAGTCGACGGCAACGGCGCGGCGCAGGTCGAAGTGGAGCTGGAGTCGATCAACAGCGGCATTCCGTTGCGCGATGAGCGTATGCGCAATGACCTGTTCGAAATCAAGACCTTTCCCGACGCGCTGATCAACGCGCAGATCAACCTGCAACCCATCAATGACCTGGCCCCCGGCGCGCAATTGGAACTGCGCTTGCCGCTGCGCGTCACCTTGCACGGCAAGACCCAGACCTACAACGCCGAACTGCTCGCCACGCGCCTGGATGACCGGCGCTTCCAGGTCGTGACCCTGGAGCCGGTGGTGATGCATGCCGAGGACTTCGATTTGATGCCCGGCGTGGCAGCGTTGCGCAAGGCGGCCGGTTTGGCGTCGATCAGCTTGTCGGTGCCGGTGGGTGCGGTGCTGATCTTTACGGCGCGCTGA
- a CDS encoding phosphatidylserine/phosphatidylglycerophosphate/cardiolipin synthase family protein has protein sequence MGGAVFPWRSANRFELLIDGPNFFPQMLVEIARAERQVELELYLVEAGACAEAMVQALVLAAERGVRVRCLFDDYGSLAFTLGLLKRLTDAGVELRFYNRLNWRRWMRNLYRDHRKLLLVDQGCAFVGGTGVTDEFWNPGHDTADWHEVMVQISGPLVQDWQALFDRQWHANAARREWKPATRFGLPRLPRMPATGPGLGRVAYADARQHRDILQSLIRALNGGQQRIWLATPYFLPTWGVRRALRRAAGRGVDVRLLLTGPRTDHPSVRYAGHRYYPRLLRSGVQIFEYQPCFLHLKMVLVDDWVSVGSCNFDHWNLRFNLDANLEALDPELTQAVAGSFERDFAQSLAVSLEAWKSRPLWRRVKQRVWGWIDRLVVNVLNRRG, from the coding sequence GTGGGCGGCGCAGTGTTCCCGTGGCGCAGCGCCAACCGCTTCGAGTTGTTGATCGACGGGCCGAATTTCTTCCCGCAGATGCTGGTGGAGATTGCCCGTGCCGAGCGGCAGGTTGAACTGGAGTTGTACCTGGTGGAAGCCGGCGCCTGTGCCGAGGCCATGGTGCAGGCGTTGGTGCTTGCCGCTGAACGGGGTGTGCGGGTGCGCTGCCTGTTTGATGACTACGGCAGCCTGGCGTTTACCCTCGGGCTGCTCAAACGCCTGACCGATGCCGGTGTGGAACTGCGTTTCTACAATCGCCTGAACTGGCGGCGCTGGATGCGCAACCTGTACCGCGACCACCGCAAACTGTTGCTGGTCGACCAGGGCTGCGCCTTCGTCGGCGGCACCGGTGTTACCGATGAATTCTGGAACCCGGGCCACGACACGGCCGACTGGCACGAAGTGATGGTGCAGATCAGCGGCCCGCTGGTGCAGGACTGGCAGGCGCTGTTCGACCGCCAATGGCACGCCAACGCCGCCCGCCGCGAATGGAAACCCGCGACCCGTTTCGGCTTGCCGCGCTTGCCAAGAATGCCCGCCACCGGGCCGGGGCTGGGACGTGTTGCATACGCCGACGCCCGCCAGCATCGGGATATTCTGCAATCGCTGATCCGCGCCTTGAACGGCGGCCAGCAACGTATCTGGCTGGCGACCCCGTACTTCCTGCCGACCTGGGGCGTGCGCCGCGCATTGCGCCGGGCGGCAGGGCGCGGGGTGGATGTGCGCTTGCTGCTGACCGGCCCGCGCACCGACCATCCGTCCGTGCGCTATGCCGGGCACCGGTATTACCCGCGCCTGCTGCGCTCGGGGGTGCAGATCTTTGAATACCAGCCATGCTTTTTGCACCTGAAGATGGTGCTGGTGGACGATTGGGTCAGTGTCGGCTCGTGCAACTTCGATCACTGGAACCTGCGCTTCAACCTCGATGCCAACCTGGAAGCGTTGGACCCAGAGTTGACGCAAGCGGTGGCGGGCAGTTTCGAGCGGGATTTTGCCCAGAGCCTGGCGGTCAGCCTGGAGGCGTGGAAGTCGCGGCCGTTGTGGCGGCGAGTGAAGCAGCGGGTGTGGGGGTGGATTGATCGGTTGGTGGTCAACGTGCTCAACCGACGCGGTTAA
- a CDS encoding YgcG family protein yields the protein MRLLRIGLALWLLACVGVAQAALTFPALTGRVVDNAQMLDAPTRERLTQQLQALEQTSGDQIVVVTVPDLQGVPIEDFGYQLGRHWGIGQKGKDNGALLIVARDERKLRIEVGYGLEGVLTDAQAWVIINQVIAPKFKAGNFSQGISDGVAAMLQVVGGEPLAVPAHVADANFAKDNPGFSIGLFILLIGVLWLCNRLGLPVGAILLAILSSSGRGGGGGGGGGFRGGGGGFGGGGASGGW from the coding sequence ATGCGTTTACTAAGGATAGGCCTGGCGCTGTGGCTGTTGGCTTGCGTGGGCGTGGCCCAGGCGGCGCTGACATTCCCGGCGCTGACCGGGCGGGTGGTCGATAACGCCCAGATGCTCGACGCGCCCACGCGCGAGCGGCTGACCCAGCAATTGCAGGCGCTGGAGCAGACCTCGGGCGACCAGATCGTGGTGGTCACCGTGCCCGACCTGCAAGGCGTGCCCATTGAAGACTTCGGTTACCAATTGGGCCGCCACTGGGGCATCGGCCAGAAGGGCAAGGACAACGGCGCACTGCTGATCGTCGCCCGCGATGAGCGCAAATTGCGCATCGAAGTCGGCTACGGCCTGGAAGGTGTGCTCACCGATGCGCAAGCGTGGGTGATCATCAACCAGGTGATCGCACCGAAGTTCAAGGCTGGTAACTTCAGCCAGGGCATCAGCGACGGCGTGGCGGCGATGCTGCAGGTGGTGGGCGGCGAACCGCTGGCCGTGCCGGCGCATGTGGCGGATGCCAACTTTGCCAAGGATAATCCCGGGTTTTCCATTGGCTTGTTTATCCTGCTGATCGGCGTGTTGTGGTTGTGCAATCGCCTGGGCCTGCCGGTGGGCGCGATCCTGCTGGCGATTCTCAGCAGCAGCGGCCGTGGTGGTGGCGGCGGTGGCGGCGGCGGTTTCCGTGGCGGCGGCGGTGGTTTCGGCGGCGGTGGGGCTTCGGGCGGCTGGTGA